The DNA segment aatatttaatttgaatattttaaaaaattacgatCAATTTGGCAATTGTACCATAGTTTCTGTAGTCTGGTACAATTAACCCAACAAAAGTCAATTTAGTAATGTGATTTTTGAGTTgcctatattttaataaatacaggagaattatgaaattaaaaaaaatatgaaaactcTTATAATAATACTCTTTGATCTAATTTACAGaaattaatttatacaatttttttagcaaagagaataaaatataatttattatctaTTATAGGAGTTGCCCATGGtatagtatttttaatatttagttaCTACAAAATTTGGTTTTCACTACAGGTCTACCAAAAGTTCTTACAAGGCCTATAAAGATATGTTCAATGTCATTATCCTTTTGAAGATTATGTTAAGCTAGATTTCGCTTTCGgccattaaattaaattataataaaattcaaCACATTCTTTACCTTGAATTTCATCGGTTCTACTATTTAATTGAAACTTGAACTTAAAAACTTTGCTTTAAATTTAAGACTCTGAGACCAATAAAACACAGTTTATTGGTGAGCTTGGGCCCAAAttgttaaaaaagttaaaattgagGCATATCTAAAATGGGCTTGCATAGACGCTAACACTAAGCGCTAAATCATCTTCTCCTTCCCGCTTCTTCTAGGGTTTTGCTTCTGAAACTCTTACCAGAAACAAGGGTTTATCATTTATTGGCGGGAGCTGAAtccttataaataaatacaaataagagATTGTTTCTTTCTATTGAGGTAGCTGCTCTAACTTCACATGTTTCAATTAttagatttttgggttttttttcttcttttcgtaTATCATGAATTTTATGCTATTATCAAACAACATTTTCAGTAAAAAAGAGGAAATCTTCAATTAGGTGATTAGTGTTTGTAGTAATTTCTCAGGGAACTATTTGTAGTAGCTTTATTGGTTCAATGTTTCCTAGTTTAATGCTAtaattcacacacacacacacacacagacaaaaaaaaaagtttactaGTTTCAGTTTCTTGTGGATCTTATAAAATTCCCATTTCAATAGTTCTTTAAAGGAAAGATTCATGGCGTATTCTCAAGCACGAGACTTCATGTTCTGTAACTTGTGTGGTACGATGCTGTCTTTGGTTTCACCTAAGATTGCTGAATGCTCTTTGTGTAGATCTAAAACTAGTGCTAAAGGTATCCACTTTATTTAATACTATAGTTTTTGTTTATCTTCTTCATTGGCTGCTTTACTAAAGTTGTTGTCCTTATCTATTAGGTATTGTGGGACGAGAAATCGGCTACACACTCACTGTTGAGGTTTGCCTTCACCTTTGTTACCTTCTATTTGTGCAAGCTACTAGTTATATGATGATTGCATATGTTGGTTATGTTGGCTTTGATATCATAGAGAGTGAGAGATTACAAATGAACTGAGATATTGTTTTCTTTGTTTATATGAGCGTGTACCCTGTTCTAAATAAAGAGTGATTCTGCCGCAAATCCTTCATATATTGAGATGTCAAAATTGGCTATAGACTGTAGTATACAAGAAAGCACGTAATAAGTTGGTCATGTTGGTTGGTTTCTCCTATTGTTCTTTCGTATAATTCTTAATAGAAGTTACACTCGTACATATAAGTAAAGAATGTTGAACTTGCATGCTGATGGCTGCATTCTAGCTCTGCCCTCTCACCTCTTTTCGTGTTCTTGATGCTGCATTATTTTACTCCATTTGCTTTACATTTTGCAGGATATTCGGAGAGACCTTGGCATCTCACATGCTGCGGAAGAGATGACGACAAAAGAATCAGCTGCGGTAATTACTTTTATTAAGTTAAAGATAGAGACAATCCTTAAATCTGCTGCTCACCATTTTGAGTATTAATTATCATGTGCAGTTGATCAAGCAGACTTGTAAATCCTGTGGAAACGCGGAGCTTGAGTACACTACCCGACAAGTAAAACAACATCTCGATAAAAGCAAGTTTCTTTTTTATGAATAATCGATCTCTCCTCATTTAACTTATATTATTTTCTCTATGtctctttctcttttcctatACAGATGAGATCAGCAGATGAAGGGCAGACTGTATTCCTTGTATGCCCGAAGTGTAAAGCAAGGGATACCGAAAATTGAGTCTCTCTCATCAACTTTCTACAGCTGCAAGGGATCACCAAGAAGAGCAGATGAAGCCATGAAGGTTAAGAGATGACCTTATCTTATATTGGAAATATCACCTCATTAAACAAAGTTTTGTTCTATTGGAGATGTGTAGAATACGTTGGTAAGTTTTGCTATTAAATCCCTTAGGCAATTTTGATATAGGGATCTGTAATGCTATGGTTCACAGAAATAGAATAGCTTGGTACTTATTTACCTGACCTGGACTTGAGAGATGAGAGGTTGGTTTTGGACGTTGAAAGAGTAGTACTACTCgagaatcaaatttccatgtatACTAGCTATCTGGCTTGATTGGGGGCGTATCTTAATTAGTTTGTTTTGCAAGTTCCAATTTATCGCGTATCTTTTCCTCCTGCTTTTGCTTCTGGTCTaacgatttttataaaatatttatataaaaaaaaaagctacATGTGTTGGTTTTTCATCATGATCAGGAAGTGTCCGGCACCAAAATTATCTTCATTCTGTAGCATAGACAGACCCCTTTTCCCTTGTTTTTATGTAAAGCTTGCTTTCCTTGTATAGATGATTGGTTTTGAGTTGCTTAATGGTCTGCACCAATAAAATTTAGTGGCCTACTAAGATTATATGCATAGCTAATGGCACCACAAAAGCTGATGTTCctttttcattattatatataaaaaaagatcaATAGTATGTGGTCAAGTTGTGTGTATCATTCTAGTTTTTCATTGGGAATGAAATGGTTAGTAGTACTTTTTGTTGTTTAGATTATAAGAAGGGGTTGTAAAAGTGAGGACCCAGTGAGTGGGGGGATGAATGACAGCACGTAAGCAGCACTCAATGCTCATTTAAACACACAGTTGTAGGGTTATTACCTCAAATCTTTTCGGTTCTTATCCTTTTCCCACTTTTAACCAATCTTGTCAAGTgtctgtcaaccccaatatcatATGTTGTTTCTAGACAAGTATTGACCCACTATGCAGCAGCAGCTGCAGATGCTATATCATCTTTAGAAAAATAGTTGTAGGACAAACAAATGAGGAAAATTCGTCATTCCTCATATGAAGCCTTAACGGCAATTCCCGAATTGTTGTGtttttcctatattttatttattttcgtaaaaaacaaaaatttaaaaacaatttcttATATAGCattttttaagggtaaattacacccaaGGTTACTAAGTTTTGTTTTGTTCACTCAATTTCAAAAGGATATAAAATGGttattgaaattttcaaaaaattttacttaaaccaTTGTGCTGTTATAATCGTTATTGTATGGCTTTCATTGTTTACAATGTTTGTGCCAATTGAAAGTTTTCATTCTCATTTTCTTTTGTAGTTTattattttcatgaaatagtttctacgaattaaagtataaataatttttttttctaatcttCAACATTGATCATCAAATTAGCTAAGATCTAATCTATGTTTTACTCTTCAATAGGCATTGTATTATCATATCGATTGTCAAATCGTTGTTTGGAGCTCAATagctgaattttaaaaaaaaaattaataactcaataacttaaataaaaacttttgaataattcagttATTTAAAtgaaactttcgaataatttagtgattatgttataactttttgaaattgagtgactaaaatataaatttattaatagtttagtaacattgagtgtagtttacctttttattattattgtaaaacTAACTTTTAAGTCAACTATTTTCTAAGaaattaatcaaattagtccttttattattaaatgaaggCTGAATGCTTCATTTTTGGGGTCGTTCACATATAAACTATTTTCAAAATGgttatataaggactaaatctaaATGCTAAACCTTTTAAAATGGTCAAACAAACAAGGGCTGAATCTTTTCAAGAGTGTTTAAATAAGggtttttaaataatatgaatcatacttcaaattatgtttaatttttttattgccttttcaaataacatttaattcaactatcatgtattatattttaaaacgTGAACATTCACTTATTTGggattatattttaaaagtttagcCCTTATATTATCATTTCGAAAGATTTGGTCTTTATGCGATCATCTTTTAAAAAATGGGACTTAAGTAGTTAGCTCTAAATCaatcaatttgatcattatacaaagtcaaattttaattaagttaatatttattgtttagaaaaatagcataaatttttttatttgcaatTCAATTTCGAAAAGAAagattttatttgtaaaattataaaatctttaaaaatattaatttcctAAATGactctttaaaataataaaatttaaaatttaaaattattttattttattttattttttggaaagattatttttttaatagtaaagGATCAATTTAATCCTGTCTTTATAATACAGGGACCTGTTATGGGTTTTTACCTATTCCTGATTATCAAGCACGCCCTGCACGTGCCTTTTCCATCCCCTAACTGCGAAACAAAAACTAAAACCGACAAGAAAATtgacaaagtaaaaaaaaaaaaaatcaaagttagTAAAACCCAGAAAATTACGAGAAAAGAAACGTtgctctctttctctttctctatCTCTCGCTGTCTCAATCTGTTTCCAAAAAAAAGCTTCGCTGAGGACAAAGCAAAGGGTTTTGTGAAGAGGGAGATAAAAGTAcaaaatttaaacccaaacaagaaaaaaaaatccccccATAATCTGCAAAGAGGGGAAAAAGCTCAAAGGCTTAGACAAAACAGAAAGAGagaatttttttctctttagAGAGAAACAAGTTTGGTGTCATCTTCCTATCGGAGCTGAGCTTTGGAGCTAGGGTTTCATCTTTCCtctttttgaaactttttttctGATGAAGGTGAATGAACTACGTGTCTCGCTTTCTCTATTTCTTGCATTTTGTTTTAATTCCTTTTGGTTTATTATCATTTTAGTTATATATTGAGGATTAACATTATTAATACAACCAGCTAGTAATTCTACGTtaatataattgtaattaaaatagATTTCGTTTAAATTCAAAGCACTCCTATGATATTAAGCAGTAAAGCTAGGGTTTTGTCTTGCTGTTTCTACTGGTTTTGACTTTTagggtttagattttttttgtttatagtaATTGCTCTCGCTTTGCCTGGTTATAGTTTTAGAGGAAACTGGAGGAACTTTCAGTTTTTGGTTTATTTTGCCTGCCATTTATGAGTAGGTTCTTGtatgttattttggttttggcGTGATTCTGTTTTAGGATACAAATTCTATTGTGGTAGATATCAGGTAGTTCTTTCAATTCGAGTGTTGAGAAATCTCATCGATTTTGTCTTTGGAATGTGTTATTCTTGACAGTATATACTGGTTTGCACGATTAGCTTGTTTGGAAGGTATATTATGGTGACTTtagcttctttctttttaattttgatgatgataATCTGTTTTAGAAGTAAAAGAATTTGAGGTTCTACATGTGAGAGCACTGTTCTAGGGATGCCTAGTGCATTAGAAGTTTCATCATTGAAAATGCTTTGGTATTCATTTGGAGATCCACTTTGCTTTTGACTGCATCATACAAGGCAGTCTTTTACATCCCATGAACTTCAAATCTTTTTAGTCGAAGTCCGAAGTTCTAACACTTTCCCTGGCTAATGGGGGGTTTTAGTGGTACTAGGCTTCACTAGATTTTTTTGGTAGTTGTCTAACGTCATGTCCTCTCTCAACCACCTTTCTGTGACCCCCTTGAACACTCTGATCATGGTAGTGCAAGTGCTGTCTATATCATGCCTATTGATACCTATGTATCATGCACTAAAATTCAAAAGCAAAGACTCAGTCCTCATTGCAGTGATAGAGGAAGAAAAAGGTTCATTGTATTTTGTTATCTTTGGAGAGTTTTTATTACCTCTCTTGTATCACTCATCCAAATGCATGAATGGTCAATAATTACATGCTTTctattgtttttttattgtaaCGAGCTTCATGCTGTCATATTATTTCTTGCTTGTATGTCAGGCTaagcaaaaaccaaaaaaaaaaaaaaaaaactgaaaactgATTCAGACTGTAGTGTTTGGTTCGGTTATATTTAATTTGGTTCGGTTCATTCACAGTTCTCTAATTAAATAACTGTAATTCTCTGAACTAAAGcgaattctatttttatttaatttataattagtttTAAGTCTTTTACGATATAAaagtaaatgttttatatttaaattagtgaaaacaactttaaaatactatattaaagatacttttagaaaaaaatttaaaaactgacGAACTTAACTGATTTGAACCAGTGGGATTCCATTTGGTTTCGGTTTAGTTtctgaaaaattttaatactgtGTGGTaactgcaatttttttttttcaaaacaaatcgATATCGCCCCTACTTGTATGGAAGAATGGATGCAGTATCGCATAACTAAAATGTTCTTTTTCAAGAAATGTAGCGATATATATGAATGCGTTTCTAATTAAATCCTGTATTATTCATAGCTATGCTACTCGGGTTGATGTTTGAACATGTAGTGGCTTTTGATACCACTAATTTGTTTGCAAGATGTTGCAATTTAGTTAGAAATTTGGAGATGCAGAATTAACGTCGTGTCATTTAACAGGTTTGTTCTTGGACATCGCCTTGAAGCCTTACTCCTGTTCCAGATGGCACAAAAATTTTCATCAGGTTATAATGTCTTCTGTAATTGGTGGTTTTGCAACTGAAGCATCATGACGCTGGAAGATTTTTTTACATTGACCGAGATGAAAGACGGGCTGACATCCCCTTCTCGAGTTGAGGAGCTACTAACTGTAATGAAGAAAGAGAAAGATGTTGTTGGAAAGAATGTTAGTGATGCGACCAGGCAGTGGACTGCTGTTGCAAGTACAATTGCTGCGACTGAGAATAAGGATTGTCTCGATCTTTTTGTTCAACTAGATGGACTCTGTTTCCTTGATGGATGGCTTAAGGATGCTCAAGATTGCGGTAATGAGTCTAGTGGCTATTTTGTGGAAGAATCAATTACTGCACTCTTACGAGCTCTTGAAAAGTTGCATAGAAATAATGAGAGGTCTATTTCTTCTGAGATCCGGATTACAGTGAAGAATCTTCTTGGCCACAATAGCCCTCGAGTTCAGGACGGAGCTAGATTGCTCTTTGACAACTTGAAACAGGATAAGGTTGCCGATGGTGATGTTGATACTGGTGGACATGACTACGGGATTTCAGACGGTGCAAAAGTTACTGTAGAAAACAGCGGGCCAGAATCTTCTGTCAGAGGTGGTCCTTCTGGAGCAAATGCCCATGAAGAAATTGATGGAACAGATGCTGCAAAAGTTGAGAACCTTCCTTCAAACCTAGATGGTGTTCAGTCAGAAAGTGATAAAGATTTTCACATTGAAAGTACTAATGATCAGCTTGAGTCTAACATAAACTCAGACCACGCAAACCTGGAAAACAGATCTCAAAGTCATATGGCTTCCTCTTTCATGCCTAATCCCATTCAAGAGAAGTCATCTATGAAGGAAGAGCCTTTGGCAACTACTGTGGAAGAAACTGCTTCTGTTGAGGCCTGCAGTTTGCCAGAATCAAGGCAAGAACATGTTGAAGTTTCAGATGCTCAGAAGTTGAATGGGTTACCAATTGATGAAAACCAGAAGTTGGATATGACAGTTTCTTCCTCTAGTACTTCAGAACATGTTCTAGTGTCTTCTGGTGCTCTTGTTCGAAGTGCTCAGGAGGCTATAGCAGAACCAAATTTGCAAAATGAGTCTGAAGCCAATAAGAGTGATGTCCTAAAATTTGTTGCTATTGGTGATGATAAGGCCCCTGTGTCTGAGCCAAAGAAGGCAATGGATGATAGTGGAGTTATGAATTATTCGGGCAATGGTTCACAGCAGTTCAAGACCACAGGCAAAGGTAGTGTGTCTCATCTGGGCAAGTGGAGCTCCTCTGAAAATGAGTTTAAATATAGAAAGCCTGGGAATCTGGACACTATCTTTTCCAGGATGGAACTCACTAGAGCAGCAGATGAAGATAGGGAGAATTATGAAATGGAGGATTCGAGGCATGGTGCTAATTATGTTAGTCCTGATGTGATCAATAGGAGAATGTCTGATATGGAGCTTGAGTATGGCATAGTTGATGCTCTGGAAGTTGCCCGACAAGTTGCTCAAGAAGTGGAACGAGAAGTAGTAGATGACAGAGAGGCTTCATGCAGCTCTTCAGAGAAGATTTCAGGAGGTGGAATTGAGCAACCTAGTACCCCCGACTCCTTAAATGCAAAGCAAGACCTACCTGCTCAGGTTATACCAAGTGGGGTGTCTTCTGGACACAATCAATCTACTGAAGCATATAATGAGGGGGAGGGGTGCGTTGTTAGTTCAGATAATGCAgacaatgaaaaggaaaatggttTGCATCACATGGAGTCCTGTCAGGTGACTGTGGGTCAAGAACCTGAACCTAACACTAAATGCCTATGTGAGTTTGACCTGAACCAGGAAATCTGTTCTGATGATGTAGAACAAACAGTCAATTCCATCTCCGCCCCCGTTTCAGTGGTTTCTGCTTCAAGGGCAGCAGCTGCTCTTGGCTTTCCTGTAGCTCCTCTACAGTTTGAGGGGGCTCTCGGATGGAAAGGATCTGCTGCCACAAGTGCTTTTCGCCCAGCATCAGCTTGCCGAAACTCTGATGGTGAAAAAAGTCTCTCTCTTGGGGGAACAAGCAGTAGCACAAAACAGAGGATGGATTGCATTGATTTTGATCTTAATGTTGCTGAAGCTGGTGATGAAAAAGGTGCTGAACTAATGTCAGGCAAACAGGTTACAGCCTTTTCAAGCCTCCATTCCGTAGAGTCTTCACTTGAAGTGAGTCCAAGAAAATCCAAGAGACTTAAACTGGATTTAAACTGTATCAACGATGATGCTGATGCTTCGTCATTAGATTCAAGAGTAGAGGGACGGTTCTTCTACAATATGAATGGGGACCATAACCCATCACCTGCTCTGTCATCATCATCAATGCAACCTGCTATGAGGAACATTGACTTGAATGACAGACCATACAGTCACAATGATGCCTCAGAACAAAGGCCTTATCATGGTATATCTTCCCAAAATGTTAATGCATATGGTGGAGGGCCTAAACCAAATGATCCTGTTATTTCTCTGATGGGAACAAGAGTGGAAGTCAATAGGAAGGATTCCATACCTCAGGTTGTATCCTTGCTGCATGGCAAGGCCTTTGAGCCTGCAAGAGATGCAACCATCACAAGGACAGGAGGTTTTCTGGGGTTAAGTCCCAATATGCCATATTCACATTCTCCTGCATTCAGTTATAATGGAGTGGCTATGGCACCAACTATTTCCTTCTCTTCTGCCATTTATGGGGCTAGTGGTTCAATCCCGTATATGATTGATTCAAGAGATTCGAGAGCAACTGTTGTGCCTCAAACAATGGGCTCTACATATGCCGTTCCTCCAGCATACACTCAACCACAGTTCTTTATGGGCATGAGCAACACAAATGTTGGTTTAAATGGTTTGGTCCCATCACGACCAAATTTCGATTTAAATTCTGGTTTAGCAATTGAGGGAGGAAATAGAGATTTCATGAGTTTAAGGCAGCCTTTCATGCCTGTTGAGCATTTGAGTGTGAATACTCAACCCTCCTCTAGTTCCGGAGTTGTTGCAAAAAGGGAAGGAACCAGATAGTCGTTGGGAGCCAGCCAAAAGCAAATCAACTACAGAGAGCAGCAATTTCCATGGAACTAGCAAGTTCATATTTATGCTGCCCCTTCTCTTGGGATGAGTTAAGTCCAAGCTAATTGATGCTTGCATTGCAAGGATACGTGGAAAATCAAATAACCCATTGGCTTCATAGGAGGGGAGTTTGAACTGAGTTAAATAGGGAAATCACGGATGTAATGTAATTCGTAAGATTGATTGCTGAAGGGAAGGAAAATAGGTTTTAATTGTTCTAGTTTTAGCTTAacttcttgttttcttttttctgttcATCGAAGGCCATTGCAACCACACAAGGCTAGGTTCATTGTAGTTGCAACATATTTTCCATGATGCAACACAAAGTTCCAGAAAACTAAGCTACCATTTTCTCTCCTTTTGGCAACAACAGTTTATACATGAATGATAGTAGTTTTTCAGAGGCTTAATTATACTTAATGTCCCCAAATTATCATTTTCTAATTTACTTTATATTAATATCGTATTAGTAAAAAAATGTTCTAATTTACTTTgtgttaatattatattaatagttATTGTacagtgtttttttttcttttgtagcAATTTAATCGGATtcttaaataaatgaattttatcattcatttaaaaaaattgtattaataaaattataagcaCAATTCTAgtcattataaaattaatttggacCTAATGTATAAATCAAATTCTAATAGATTCAAGTTACAAATACATAAATACGTATTTATAGTTTGAGGATGTggttcaattaatatttttaattgaagcGAAATATTAGAGAAACAAATACTTCTTTATTGATCCCAAACATCAAAATGGGGAAAACAAGGAAACCACGCAGAACTTTTAAGGCAAGACTAGTCGATAAGAACCATCTAGAAATCGTAATTCATACACTTCCAATCATAATACGCCACGTTTACAAGAAACCCAAGTCGTTCGATTGTTTGATGATCATCAAATGAAGTTGACTCAAGAGTTGAAGTCGTTTGATATGGGGCCTGCGTGCCC comes from the Gossypium hirsutum isolate 1008001.06 chromosome A06, Gossypium_hirsutum_v2.1, whole genome shotgun sequence genome and includes:
- the LOC107938112 gene encoding DNA-directed RNA polymerase I subunit RPA12, which translates into the protein MAYSQARDFMFCNLCGTMLSLVSPKIAECSLCRSKTSAKGIVGREIGYTLTVEDIRRDLGISHAAEEMTTKESAALIKQTCKSCGNAELEYTTRQMRSADEGQTVFLVCPKCKARDTEN
- the LOC107938149 gene encoding uncharacterized protein, producing MTLEDFFTLTEMKDGLTSPSRVEELLTVMKKEKDVVGKNVSDATRQWTAVASTIAATENKDCLDLFVQLDGLCFLDGWLKDAQDCGNESSGYFVEESITALLRALEKLHRNNERSISSEIRITVKNLLGHNSPRVQDGARLLFDNLKQDKVADGDVDTGGHDYGISDGAKVTVENSGPESSVRGGPSGANAHEEIDGTDAAKVENLPSNLDGVQSESDKDFHIESTNDQLESNINSDHANLENRSQSHMASSFMPNPIQEKSSMKEEPLATTVEETASVEACSLPESRQEHVEVSDAQKLNGLPIDENQKLDMTVSSSSTSEHVLVSSGALVRSAQEAIAEPNLQNESEANKSDVLKFVAIGDDKAPVSEPKKAMDDSGVMNYSGNGSQQFKTTGKGSVSHLGKWSSSENEFKYRKPGNLDTIFSRMELTRAADEDRENYEMEDSRHGANYVSPDVINRRMSDMELEYGIVDALEVARQVAQEVEREVVDDREASCSSSEKISGGGIEQPSTPDSLNAKQDLPAQVIPSGVSSGHNQSTEAYNEGEGCVVSSDNADNEKENGLHHMESCQVTVGQEPEPNTKCLCEFDLNQEICSDDVEQTVNSISAPVSVVSASRAAAALGFPVAPLQFEGALGWKGSAATSAFRPASACRNSDGEKSLSLGGTSSSTKQRMDCIDFDLNVAEAGDEKGAELMSGKQVTAFSSLHSVESSLEVSPRKSKRLKLDLNCINDDADASSLDSRVEGRFFYNMNGDHNPSPALSSSSMQPAMRNIDLNDRPYSHNDASEQRPYHGISSQNVNAYGGGPKPNDPVISLMGTRVEVNRKDSIPQVVSLLHGKAFEPARDATITRTGGFLGLSPNMPYSHSPAFSYNGVAMAPTISFSSAIYGASGSIPYMIDSRDSRATVVPQTMGSTYAVPPAYTQPQFFMGMSNTNVGLNGLVPSRPNFDLNSGLAIEGGNRDFMSLRQPFMPVEHLSVNTQPSSSSGVVAKREGTR